The following are from one region of the Bradyrhizobium septentrionale genome:
- a CDS encoding bifunctional diguanylate cyclase/phosphodiesterase, with product MGYWEAESPAATDFWISPELAAFYEFETADGFIPIATVRERYLPESRKVLEAHYAACWAEGRPYAVQTTLRSSDGRLLDCVVHGEPEFDAHGQVRRVSGIVRDVTEETSALRRLAESEQRLADFVSTASDWCWESDAAHRMLPYPKSLAGNAAFQTVASGGRARWDLAYAPEDAEAMARHRADMEAHRPFRDFIYTLIGQDGSRVSICTSGKPIFADDGNFLGYRGTSSDITQLRAAKALLDQRTRALEEAHRLGKIGTWSYRLDIGRTVWAPELYQLLGFEPDAFEPTNENMRPYFLDGDADRFREVQKRVLRSRRTEATDLRMLHADGTARDLAVICKAEVAHDKVIGIIGTVQDVTERKEAERQLEQLAYTDPLTGLANRALFKRRLADLIEGCALEGRSGALLLIDLDRFKEVNDSLGHAAGDELLIRVAAVLRQDLGPRAFIARLGGDEFAVLAEGCGMSDAALTGLADRLIAKLSGPVDLIEGEAFVGATIGIARLPEHGAAAESAVRNADLALYMAKEAGRGRAQLFEPVHAQAVDQRLDLGRHLRRAVEAGALEAHYQPQVDLRTGRVTGFEALLRWTHPERGPISPAEFIPIAESSGLIVDLGLWVLREACRQGRAWLDAGLPQRSVSVNVSPAQIWNVDFETAVSAVLAETGFPAELLCLELTESLFVDHTEQRISRTLTALSGLGIRLALDDFGSGYSSLGYLTRLPFDWLKVDRAFVDGISTAPEKRKLLGGIIALSHGLGMKVVAEGAELPAELDVLGGLDCDLVQGFVFSPPVAADKAPLVAASIEGKACRIQPKRVSL from the coding sequence ATGGGCTACTGGGAAGCGGAGAGTCCCGCTGCGACCGATTTCTGGATATCGCCTGAGCTCGCCGCCTTCTACGAATTCGAGACGGCCGACGGCTTCATCCCCATCGCCACGGTGCGCGAGCGCTATTTGCCTGAAAGCCGGAAGGTTCTGGAGGCGCATTACGCGGCCTGCTGGGCGGAGGGGCGGCCCTACGCGGTGCAGACGACGCTCCGCAGTTCCGATGGTCGCCTGCTCGACTGTGTGGTGCATGGCGAGCCGGAATTCGACGCGCACGGTCAGGTCCGGCGCGTGTCCGGCATTGTCCGCGACGTCACGGAGGAGACCTCCGCGCTGCGCCGCCTGGCGGAGAGCGAGCAACGGCTGGCCGATTTCGTCAGCACCGCCTCGGACTGGTGCTGGGAGAGCGACGCCGCCCATCGGATGCTGCCTTATCCCAAGTCGCTCGCCGGCAACGCGGCCTTCCAGACCGTTGCCAGTGGCGGGAGGGCGCGCTGGGATCTGGCTTATGCGCCCGAGGACGCAGAGGCGATGGCGCGGCACCGGGCCGATATGGAGGCCCACCGCCCTTTTCGCGACTTCATCTATACGCTGATCGGCCAGGACGGGTCGCGCGTCAGCATCTGCACCAGCGGCAAGCCCATCTTCGCCGATGACGGCAACTTTCTCGGCTATCGCGGTACGTCCAGCGACATCACCCAGCTTAGGGCGGCCAAGGCGCTGCTCGACCAGCGCACGCGGGCGCTGGAGGAAGCCCACCGGCTCGGCAAGATCGGCACCTGGAGCTACAGGCTGGACATCGGCCGCACGGTCTGGGCGCCCGAGCTCTACCAGCTTCTCGGCTTCGAGCCCGACGCGTTCGAGCCGACCAATGAGAACATGAGGCCCTATTTCCTGGACGGCGACGCCGACCGCTTCCGGGAGGTGCAGAAACGGGTCCTGCGCAGCCGCAGGACCGAGGCCACCGACCTGCGCATGTTGCACGCGGACGGCACGGCCCGCGATCTTGCGGTGATCTGCAAGGCTGAGGTCGCCCACGACAAGGTCATCGGCATCATCGGCACCGTGCAGGACGTCACCGAGCGCAAGGAGGCCGAGCGCCAGCTCGAGCAGCTCGCCTACACCGACCCCTTGACCGGCCTTGCCAATCGCGCGCTGTTCAAGCGCCGGCTCGCCGACTTGATCGAGGGCTGCGCCCTGGAAGGCCGGAGCGGCGCGCTGCTGCTCATCGACCTCGATCGCTTCAAGGAGGTCAACGACTCCCTCGGCCATGCCGCCGGCGACGAATTGCTGATCCGGGTGGCGGCTGTATTGCGGCAGGACCTGGGGCCGCGCGCCTTCATCGCCCGGCTCGGCGGCGACGAATTCGCCGTGCTGGCGGAGGGATGCGGCATGTCCGACGCCGCGCTGACCGGGCTTGCCGATCGGCTCATCGCCAAGCTGTCCGGCCCCGTCGATCTCATCGAGGGCGAGGCCTTTGTCGGCGCCACCATCGGCATCGCCCGCCTGCCGGAGCATGGCGCAGCGGCGGAGAGCGCCGTGCGCAATGCGGACCTGGCGCTGTACATGGCCAAGGAGGCCGGGCGCGGCCGGGCACAACTGTTCGAGCCGGTTCATGCGCAGGCGGTCGATCAAAGGCTCGATCTCGGCCGGCATCTGCGCCGCGCCGTGGAGGCCGGCGCCCTCGAGGCCCATTACCAGCCGCAGGTGGACCTGAGGACCGGCCGCGTCACCGGCTTCGAAGCGCTGCTGCGCTGGACCCATCCCGAGCGCGGGCCGATCTCGCCGGCGGAGTTCATCCCCATCGCCGAAAGCTCCGGGCTCATCGTTGATCTCGGCCTGTGGGTGCTGCGCGAGGCCTGCCGGCAGGGCCGCGCCTGGCTGGATGCCGGGCTGCCGCAGCGCTCCGTCTCGGTCAATGTCTCGCCGGCGCAGATCTGGAACGTGGATTTCGAGACGGCAGTCTCGGCCGTGCTGGCGGAGACCGGCTTTCCGGCTGAGCTGCTCTGCCTCGAGCTCACCGAAAGCCTGTTCGTGGATCATACCGAGCAGCGGATCAGTCGCACGCTGACGGCGCTCTCCGGTCTCGGCATCCGGCTGGCGCTGGACGATTTCGGCTCGGGCTATTCCTCGCTCGGCTATCTGACGCGCCTGCCCTTCGACTGGCTGAAGGTGGACCGCGCCTTCGTCGATGGCATTTCCACCGCGCCGGAGAAGCGCAAACTACTCGGCGGCATCATCGCTTTGTCGCACGGGCTGGGCATGAAGGTGGTGGCCGAGGGGGCCGAACTGCCGGCCGAACTGGACGTGCTCGGCGGGCTCGATTGCGACCTGGTGCAGGGCTTCGTCTTCTCCCCGCCCGTCGCCGCCGACAAGGCGCCGCTGGTGGCCGCCAGCATCGAGGGCAAGGCGTGCCGGATACAGCCGAAACGGGTTAGCCTCTAG